The following coding sequences lie in one Novipirellula aureliae genomic window:
- a CDS encoding putative signal transducing protein encodes MSESEMREVYRAADDNEAYLLCSELQNEGIEARVVGNPIRGILNHLDIGATAPRILVPPDRYEEARKIVVAHESRQKLNLDSAEQWEGVHGGELNEPTFDICWQCQTEHASPAE; translated from the coding sequence ATGTCAGAATCAGAGATGCGTGAAGTCTATCGGGCTGCTGATGACAATGAGGCGTATTTGTTATGCAGCGAACTACAAAATGAAGGCATCGAGGCACGTGTTGTTGGGAACCCTATCCGTGGCATCCTCAACCACCTCGACATCGGAGCGACCGCACCGAGGATTCTGGTTCCCCCAGACCGCTATGAGGAAGCCCGCAAAATTGTAGTCGCCCATGAGTCAAGGCAAAAATTGAATTTAGACTCAGCGGAACAATGGGAAGGTGTTCACGGTGGCGAGCTTAATGAACCAACCTTTGACATTTGTTGGCAGTGCCAAACCGAACATGCTTCTCCAGCCGAATGA
- a CDS encoding DedA family protein, producing the protein MSFSPAELNEHVLTWIVAYGPPFLGATLFLCAVGVPLPGTIFVIAGGAFMRQGVMDVTWTPIEAFAGAVLGDLTSYGMGRSMRVRIQRRFSDSPKWKRAESTFQKRGGVAIYLTRWLLTPLAVPTNLLAGSGGYSLKRFIAFDIAGELTWLLVFGGLGYGFGSQWEAISDLSRDFTGLFVGIAICIAGVYLLARMRK; encoded by the coding sequence ATGAGCTTCTCACCCGCCGAACTGAATGAGCATGTCCTCACCTGGATTGTCGCGTATGGGCCACCATTTTTGGGAGCGACACTGTTTCTGTGCGCCGTGGGTGTGCCGCTTCCAGGTACGATTTTCGTTATCGCTGGAGGTGCATTCATGCGACAAGGGGTGATGGATGTCACTTGGACGCCCATTGAAGCGTTCGCCGGTGCGGTACTCGGCGACTTGACGTCCTATGGGATGGGACGATCGATGCGCGTGAGAATTCAGCGACGCTTCAGCGATAGCCCAAAATGGAAACGTGCTGAATCGACCTTTCAAAAACGCGGCGGAGTGGCAATCTACCTAACGCGATGGCTGCTAACGCCGCTCGCGGTTCCGACCAATCTTTTGGCCGGAAGCGGCGGCTACTCGCTGAAACGGTTCATCGCCTTTGATATCGCCGGCGAACTGACGTGGCTTCTAGTCTTTGGTGGACTCGGCTACGGATTCGGCAGCCAATGGGAAGCGATCAGTGATTTGAGTCGCGACTTCACGGGCCTTTTTGTCGGCATCGCAATCTGCATCGCAGGCGTTTATTTATTGGCTCGCATGCGCAAGTGA
- a CDS encoding GNAT family N-acetyltransferase: protein MTPRKASSTYRIRHYRPADAVPLAELFCDCVHRVNWRDYSTEQLQAWAPAEIDLDAWQKRFNDRIAIVVESGTEIAGFADMTLAGHLDRLFVSADHQRRGVGKTLVDELKLRASNLGIAEITTEASITAKPFFAAQGFTVVREQSVLCRGQYLTNYRMRSQVEIKINSPL, encoded by the coding sequence ATGACTCCCCGCAAAGCTTCCTCTACCTATCGGATCCGCCACTATCGACCTGCCGATGCCGTGCCGCTGGCGGAACTCTTTTGTGATTGTGTTCACCGAGTCAACTGGCGTGACTACTCCACTGAACAGCTTCAGGCTTGGGCGCCGGCGGAAATAGATCTGGATGCATGGCAAAAAAGATTCAACGATCGAATCGCCATCGTTGTGGAGTCGGGCACGGAGATCGCCGGTTTTGCGGACATGACGCTGGCCGGGCATCTGGACCGACTCTTCGTATCCGCTGATCACCAGCGACGAGGCGTCGGCAAGACGCTTGTCGATGAACTGAAGCTTCGAGCGAGTAATCTGGGGATCGCAGAAATCACGACCGAGGCCAGCATCACGGCAAAACCTTTCTTCGCCGCTCAAGGTTTTACGGTTGTTCGCGAACAAAGTGTTTTGTGTCGGGGGCAATATCTGACAAATTACCGTATGCGATCCCAGGTTGAAATCAAAATCAATTCCCCGTTGTGA